A portion of the Salarias fasciatus chromosome 15, fSalaFa1.1, whole genome shotgun sequence genome contains these proteins:
- the flvcr1 gene encoding LOW QUALITY PROTEIN: choline/ethanolamine transporter FLVCR1 (The sequence of the model RefSeq protein was modified relative to this genomic sequence to represent the inferred CDS: inserted 2 bases in 1 codon; deleted 4 bases in 4 codons) encodes MVAGELVQEHLRADTGSPDDIAVGRKAPEDPEGAAEPCARAAAETRAHDPELEKEAQPDERDAMLPNGGGEEADGGGGGGGGAAAAEEEEEAQPLETRLFARRFAVLAVFSLYSLVNAFQWIQYSIITNVFTRYYGVTNDKVDWLSIVYMLAYVPLIFPATWLLDRTGLRLTALLGAGLNCAGAWLKCASVSPDRFPVTVAAQVVCSVAQVFILGLPSRVASVWFGPREVSTACATAVLGNQLGTAIGFLLPPVLIPYTPDDVELTGRNISVMFYGTAAVSTALFVLTVIVIKNRPPVPPSQAQAVLLDVPPEDYSYRQSIVNLVRNKAFVLLLISYGILTGSFYSVSTLLNQMITHCYENQELNAGRIGLTLVVAGMVGSILCGLWLDHTKTYKMTTLIVYGLSFVGMVVFTFTLDLDNIYLVFFTAGVLGFFMTGYLPLGFEFGVEITYPESEGTSSXSLNAFAQIFGIIFTLIQGKLTTDHGPLAGNLFLCAWIFLGVLLTALIKSELKRHNINMGADSNHLQALPTECPGDRPSGQKTNGVKMESSVSFSRETSL; translated from the exons ATGGTCGCCGGGGAGCTCGTGCAGGAGCACCTGCGCGCGGACACCGGCTCGCCCGACGACATCGCGGTCGGTCGCAAAGCTCCGGAGGATCCGGAGGGAGCGGCGGAGCCATGCgcgcgagcggcggcggagacgcGCGCGCACGACccggagctggagaaggaagcGCAGCCGGATGAGAGAGACGCGATGCTGCCCaacggaggaggagaagaagcggacggaggaggaggaggcggcggcggagcggcggcggcggaggaggaggaggaggcgcagccGCTCGAGACGCGGCTGTTCGCGCGCCGCTTCGCCGTGCTGGCCGTCTTCAGCCTGTACTCGCTGGTCAACGCCTTCCAGTGGATCCAGTACAGCATCATCACCAACGTCTTCACGCGCTACTACGGCGTGACCAACGACAAGGTGGACTGGCTGTCCATTGTCTACATGCTGGCCTACGTGCCGCTCATCTTCCCGGCCACCTGGCTGCTGGACCGCACGGGGCTGCGCCTCACCGCCCTGCTGGGCGCCGGCCTCAACTGCGCCGGCGCCTGGCTCAAGTGCGCGAGCGTGAGCCCCGACCGCTTCCCGGTCACCGTGGCGGCGCAGGTGGTGTGCTCCGTGGcgcaggtcttcatcctgggcCTGCCGTCCCGCGTGGCCTCGGTGTGGTTCGGGCCGCGGGAGGTGTCCACCGCCTGCGCCACGGCCGTGCTGGGGAACCAG CTGGGCACGGCCATCGGCTTCCTGCTGCCCCCGGTGCTGATCCCGTACACCCCC GACGACGTGGAGCTGACGGGCCGCAACATCAGCGTCATGTTCTACGGCACGGCCGCCGTCTCCACCGCCCTCTTCGTCCTCACCGTCATCG TGATAAAGAACCGG CCTCCCGTCCCTCCGAGTCAGGCCCAGGCGGTCCTCCTGGACGTCCCTCCTGAGGACTACTCCTACAGGCAGTCCATCGTCAACCTGGTCCGGAACAAGGCCTTCGTCCTGCTGCTCATCAGCTACG GGATTCTGACCGGCTCCTTCTATTCGGTGTCGACGCTCCTCAACCAGATGATCACACACTGCTACGAG AACCAGGAGCTGAACGCC GGGCGGATCGGCCTGACCCTGGTGGTTGCCGGGATGGTGGGCTCCATCCTCTGCGGCCTGTGGCTGGATCACACGAAGACCTACAA aatGACGACTCTGATCGTGTACGGCCTGTCGTTCGTGGGCATGGTGGTCTTCACCttcactctggacctggacaACATCTACCTGGTCTTTTTCACCGCAGGAGTCCTCGg GTTCTTCATG ACGGGCTACTTACCTCTGGGCTTTGAGTTTGGGGTTGAAATCACCTACCCAGAGTCTGAGGGAACGTCGTC GTCTCTCAACGCTTTCGCCCAG ATATTTGGGATCATTTTCACCCTGATTCAAGGGAAACTGACCACAGACCACGGCCCCTTGGCGGGAAACCTCTTCCTGTGTGCCTGGATCTTCCTGGGAGTGCTGCTCACTG cCTTAATCAAGTCAGAACTGAAGAGACACAACATCAACATGGGAGCAGACAGCAACCACCTGCAAGCA CTTCCCACCGAATGTCCCGGAGATCGCCCCTCAGGGCAGAAAACCAACGGAGTGAAGATGGAGTCGTCCGTCAGCTTCTCCAGAGAGACGTCCCTCTGA